Proteins encoded together in one Diceros bicornis minor isolate mBicDic1 chromosome 18, mDicBic1.mat.cur, whole genome shotgun sequence window:
- the FOXN1 gene encoding forkhead box protein N1: MVSLLQPQSDVTLPGPARLEGEPQGDLMQAPGLPGSPAPQSKHASFSCSSFVPDDPPERAPSLPPHSPSIASPGPEQVHCPAGPGPGPFRLSTSDKYPGFGFEEGPESSPGRFLKGSHVPFHPYKRHFHEDIFPEAQTALALDGHSFKTPGALEAFEEIPVEVGEAEAFLPGFSTEAWCNGLPYPSQEHSPQVLGSEVKVKPPALESGPGMYCYQPPLQHMYCPSQPPFHQYSPGGGSYPVPYLGSSHYPYQRIAPQASTDGHQPLFPKPIYSYSILIFMALKNSKTGSLPVSEIYNFMTEHFPYFKTAPDGWKNSVRHNLSLNKCFEKVENKSGSSSRKGCLWALNPAKIDKMQEELQKWKRKDPIAVRKSMAKPEELDSLIGDKREKLGSPLLGCPPPGLAGSGPIRPLAPPVGLSQPLHSIHPAPGPIPGKNPLQDLLGGHAPSCYGQTYSHLSPGLAPPGPPQPLFPQPDGHLELRAQPDTPQDSPLPAHTPPSHSAKLLAEPSPARTMHDTLLPDGDLGTDLDAINPSLTDFDFQGNLWEQLKDDSLALDPLVLVTSSPTSSSMPPPPPPGLCFPPGPCLTETGIGAGEVAPAGSGGSGALGDLHLTTLYSAFLELEPTPTAAPAGPSMYLSPSSKPMALA, encoded by the exons ATGGTGTCGCTACTCCAGCCACAGTCTGACGTCACGCTGCCGGGCCCCGCCAGACTGGAGGGCGAGCCCCAAGGGGACCTCATGCAGGCGCCGGGCCTCCCGGGCTCCCCTGCCCCACAGAGC AAGCATGCCAGTTTCAGCTGCTCATCGTTTGTGCCTGATGACCCTCCAGAGAGGGCACCCTCACTGCCCCCTCACAGCCCCAGCATCGCATCACCAGGCCCCGAGCAAGTCCACTGCCCAGCTGGCCCCGGCCCGGGCCCCTTCCGGCTCTCAACCTCAGACAAGTACCCTGGCTTCGGCTTTGAGGAGGGCCCAGAAAGCAGCCCTGGGCGCTTCCTCAAGGGCAGCCACGTGCCTTTTCACCCATACAAGCGGCATTTCCATGAGGACATCTTCCCCGAGGCCCAGACTGCCCTGGCCCTCGATGGACACTCCTTTAAGACCCCAGGGGCgctggaggccttcgaggagatCCCCGTGGAAGTGGGGGAAGCTGAGGCCTTCCTTCCTGGCTTCTCAACAGAGGCCTGGTGCAACGGGCTCCCCTACCCCAGCCAGGAGCACAGCCCCCAAGTCTTG GGGTCAGAAGTTAAGGTCAAGCCCCCGGCTCTGGAGAGTGGTCCTGGCATGTACTGTTACCAGCCCCCCCTGCAGCACATGTACTGTCCCTCCCAGCCCCCCTTCCACCAG TACTCACCAGGTGGTGGCAGCTACCCTGTACCCTACCTGGGCTCCTCACACTATCCATACCAGCGGATCGCACCCCAGGCCAGTACCGATGGGCACCAGCCTCTCTTCCCAAAACCCATCTACTCCTACAG CATCCTCATCTTCATGGCCCTTAAGAACAGTAAAACTGGGAGCCTTCCTGTCAGCGAGATCTACAATTTTATGACGGAGCACTTTCCTTACTTCAAG ACTGCACCCGATGGCTGGAAGAATTCTGTCCGCCACAACCTGTCTCTCAACAAGTGCTTCGAGAAGGTGGAGAACAAATCAGGAAGTTCCTCTCGCAAGGGTTGTCTGTGGGCCCTCAATCCGGCCAAGATCGACAAGATGCAGGAGGAGCTGCagaagtggaagaggaaagaCCCCATTGCAGTGCGCAAAAGCATGGCCAAGCCAG AAGAGCTGGACAGCCTCATTGGAGACAAGAGAGAGAAGCTGGGCTCCCCCCTGCTGGGCTGCCCACCCCCTGGGCTGGCAGGCTCAGGCCCCATCCGGCCCCTGGCACCTCCAGTTGGGCTCTCCCAGCCACTGCACTCAATCCACCCAGCTCCGGGCCCCATTCCTGGCAAGAACCCCCTGCAGGACCTACTTGGGGGACACGCACCCTCCTGCTATGGGCAGACGTATTCGCACCTCTCACCGGGCCTGGCCCCTCCTGGACCTCCACAGCCATTGTTCCCGCAGCCAGATGGGCACCTTGAGCTGCGGGCCCAGCCGGACACCCCCCAGGACTCGCCTCTGCCAGCCCACACCCCACCGAGCCACAGCGCCAAGCTGCTGGCTGAGCCTTCCCCAGCCAGGACCATGCATGACACCCTGCTGCCAGATGGAGACCTTGGGACTGACCTGGATGCCATCAACCCCTCTCTCACCGACTTTGACTTCCAGG GAAACCTATGGGAACAGCTGAAGGATGACAGCTTGGCCCTCGACCCCTTGGTACTGGTGACCTCGTCCCCCACGTCATCTTCAATGCCACCACCCCCGCCACCAGGCCTCTGCTTCCCCCCTGGGCCCTGTCTGACAGAGACAGGCATTGGGGCAGGCGAAGTGGCACCAGCAGGCAGCGGGGGCTCTGGGGCACTGGGTGACCTGCACCTCAC